The region cctacacacacacacacacacacacacacacacacacacacatttttaaaaagtgtCACAGCTGACAAGTCAAATATAGTCATTTGTGAAATCCCATTGGTTAGACAGTGAGGGAACATCCTGTCTTCAGCTAGATCAAGTCTCATTTAAAGTGACATCTAAGATGGAGCAGTCTGCAGGGTTCTGGTTGTCATGGCAATGTGACTCACCTGAATCTCCTCCTCGTACATCTTCATGCTGAGGTCACTCTTGGTCCGCGACCTCCGACCCAGATACACCAGAGACgagctctacacacacacacgtgtctaTATTTGTAAGAGTGTAGGACGGTGTTTGTGCGTGTATTTGCGAGTGTAGGTCTGTGTGTTCTCACCCCACTGCGGTCCATGGCCAGCAGTACTCCCTGTAGAGAGTTAAGTGAGGAGAGCCCTGGACACGTCTTCTTATAAAGCTCCAGAGTGGCCAACGCCTCATCACGACTCACCTCTGCCTCAAACACTATACCGTTCTCATctacaccacacaaacacaccatctTTATACACACATTTCAAACCCTATACCGTTCTCATctacaccacacaaacacaccatctTTATACACACATTTCAAACCCTATACCGTTCTCATctacaccacacaaacacaccatctTTATACACACATTTCAAACACTATACCGTTCTCATctacaccacacaaacacaccatctTTATACACACATTTCAAACCCTATACTGTTCTCATCTACAACACACcatctttacacacacacacacacaactcatctACACCACAAACACACCATCTTTACACACAcatctttacacacacacacacacacacacactctcacaccacacactacactgtTCTCATCTACACCACAAACACACCATCTTTACACACACATCTCAAGCACTACACCATTCTCATCTTACTTTGACCGTTCACTCGCGCACACACAGACTTACCCTCAGGATCTAACAGTGGTTCTTTGTTCTTCCGGCTGTAGTTCATACGGAACACAAACGCATCCAGGATGAAGGCAACGATGATGGTCATCACCAcctagagaggacagagggaaatTATTACACACGCTAGTTCACACAAAAACAAGCATACACTACCGGTCCAAAGTTTAGGGTAActtaaatgtccttgttttttaaagaaaagcacaatttttgtctattaaaataacataaaattgatcagaaaaccatgtagacattgttaatgttgtaaatgactattgtagctggaaacggctgatttttaatggaatatctacagaggcccattatcagcaaccatcactcctgtgttccaatggcacattctgttagctaatccaaatttataatttaaaaaaggctaattgatcattagaaaacccttttgcaattatgttagcacagctgaaactgttgtcctgattaaagaagcaagaCAACTCTCcttttttagactagttgagtatctggagcatcagcatttgtgggttcaattacaggctcaaaatggccaggaaCAAAGAggtttcttctgaaactcgtcagtctattcttgttctcagAAAGAAagactattccatgcgagaaatttccaagaaacggaagatctcgtacaacactgtactattcccttcacagaacagcgcaaactgactctaaccagaatagaaagaggagtgggaggccccggtgcacaactgagcaagaggacaagtacattagagtgtctagtttgagaaacagacgccttacAAGTCCTCAAATGGCCGCTTCATTAAAAagtatccgcaaaacaccagcctcaatgtcatcagtgaagaggcgactccggaatgctggccttctaggcagagttgcaaaaaaaagacatatctcagactggccaataaaaataaaagattaagatgggcaaaggaacacagacactggacagagggcCTCTGTCtcaaaggccagcatcccggagttgcctcttcactgttgactttgagactggtgtttgccggtactatttaatgaagctgccagttgaggacttgtgaggtgtcagTTTCTCATACTAGACACTAAtctacttgtcctcttgctcagttgtgcaccggggcctcccactcctctttctattctggttagagacagtttgcgctgttctgtgaagggagtagtacacatcgttgtacaagatcttcagtttcttagcaatttctcacatggaatagccttcatttctgagAACAAGAATAAATTGACGATTATCAGAAAAAAGTTAttagtttctggccattttgagcctataatcgaacccacaaatgctgatgctcctgatactcaactagtctaaaaaagGAGAGTTGtcttgcttctttaatcaggataacagtttcagctgtgctaacataattgcaaaagggttttcctatgatcaattagccttttaaaatgatcaacttggattagctaacacaacgtgccattgaaacacaggaatgatggttgctgataatgggcctctgtacccctatgtagatattccattaaaaatcagccgtttccagctacaatagtcatttacaacattaacaatgtctacactgtatttctaattaatttgatgttattgtaaattgacattttttttgtgcttatctttaaaaaacaaggacatttcgaagTAACCCCAAACtcttgaacggtagtgtacgtgcacacacagacaaaacCGGTCTCACCATGGTGACGATGTAGAAGGTCATGAAGTAGAGGCGGCTCCAGTGAGTGGTCATGGATGTCACTCCTTCCTGTAGGGTAGGGGACAGCAGCTGTCAATCAACCTCAGCAACCAATCACAACGCTGGACAAGCTTGACAGTCAGGCAGCAGCAGAAGTTTAATCAGATAGGCAGCATTCATTGTAAGGACGAACAGAGTATTACCATGGTGATGTACCAGTTGTTTACCACAGTCAGCTCAAACAGAGTCACTgcagagaagagatggagagagatcctgaattccaaatcaatccctagcactttattacactgaacaaaaatataaaacacaacatgtaaagtgttggtcccatgcatcatgagctgaaaaaaaaccTGCACGAAAAGCTTAATTAGcttagattttgtgcacaaatgtgtttacattcctgtgagcatttcttctttgccaagatgatccatccacctgacaggtgtggaatatcaataagctgattaaacagcatggtcattacacaggtgcaccttgtgctggggacaataaaaggcctctctaaaatgtgcagtttgtcacacaacacaatgccacagatgtctcaagttgagggagcgtgcaattggcaagcTGACTGCAGAAAAGttcaccagagttgttgccagagaaattaatgttaatttctctacaaaCTCgtattagagaatttggcagtacgtccaactggcctcccatccgcagaccacatgtaatcaCTCCatcccaggacctctacatccggcttcttcacctgcgggattgtcttgACGGGAGTGGGGGGGGatctgaggagtatttctgtctgtaataaagcccctttgtggggaaaacattattctgattggctgggcctggctaccaagtgggtgggcctatgcccttcaAGGCCCATCTATGGCTGCAGCCCTGccgtcatgtaaaatccatagattagggcctaatgaatttatttcaaattGGGTTTCCatgtatgaactgtaactcagtaaaatctttgaaattgttgcatgttgtgtttatgtttttgttcagtattttttatttatttatttatatatatatatatatatttatttttttaaattttttatttatatatataatatataataaataaaaaaatatatataataaaaaaaataaataaaaaataaaaataaaaaatatatatatatatatatatatatatatatatatatatatatatatatatataaatacaaatttaaaatatatatatataaatatacataaataaataaatatacataaatatatattataaatataaAACAGGGAACTGCCTAGTATCGActactgtgtgtgcatgtgtttaccAAAGCTGCTGAGGATATTGTTGAAGTTGTTGAGATAGTAGTAGCCCTCGTCCAGCACCGTCCTGTTGCCTATGGTTACATTAATCTGCCTGTAGGAATCTGCCACTGTACTGGTACTGATAGGGGGGGTATGAGAGAGAAATagtgtagagcgagagagagagaaagagtaaagagagaaagagtagagagagagaggagtgagtgagaaatagagaaatagagtagagaggagagagcgagagcgagaaatAGAGTAGAGAGCGAGAaatagagtagagaggagagagtgagcgCGAGAGAGGAGTGAGCGAGaaatagagtagagagaggagtgagcgAGAAATAGCGTATATTATAAATATAAAAGAGGAactgagaggagtgagagggagtgagtATCGACTAAATAGAGtacagagaggagtgagagagagaggagtgatagagagagagagagaatagagagagagagagagagaggagtgtgtgtgcgtagatgagagagaaaaaggagtgtTTAGAAagctgctgaggagagagagagaaatagattgtTGAagttagagagaggagtgagagagaggagtgagaggagtgagaggagtgagagagagagggaggagtgagagagaggagagagaggagagagcgagcaagaaATAGAGtacagagaggagtgagagagaggagtgatagagagagagagagagagagagagggagtgatagagagagagagagagaggagtgagagagaggagtgatagagagagagaggagtgagagaaatagcgtagagagagtagagagagaaaaaggagtgagcgagcgagaaatagagtagagagaggagtgagcgAGCAAGAAATAGagtagagaggagtgagagaggagtgagaggagagagaggagagagagagaagtgagagagaagtgagagaagtgagagagaggagagagagaagtgagagagaggagagagaagtgagagagaggagagagagagtgatagagaggagagagaggagagagaaagagagagggaggagtgagagagttgagagagagagagagagagagagagagtgagagaaatagcgtgagagtagagagagaaaaaaaggagtgagcgagcgagaaatagagtagagagtagagcaagaaatagagtagagagaggagtgagcgAGCAAGAAATAGAGTAGAGAGGAGTGAGCGAGCAAGAAATAGAGTAGAGAGGAGTGAGCGAGCaagaaatagaggagaggagtgagagaggagtgagaggagagagaggagagagaggagagagagagaagtgagagagaagtgagagaagtgagagagaggagagagagaagtgagagagaggagagagagaagagagagagaggagagagagaagtgagagagaggagagagaggagtgatagagaggagagagaggagagagaaagagagagggaggagtgagagagaggagtgagagaggagtgatagagagagagagagagagaggagtgagagaaatagcgtagagagagtagagagaaaaaggagtgagcgagcgagaaatagagtagagagaggagtgagcgaagtgagagagaggagagagagaagtgagagagaggagagagcgagcaagaaatagagtagagagaggagtgagagaagtgagagagaggagagagagaagtgagagagaggagagagagaagtgagagagaggagagagagaagtgagagagaggagagagaggagtgatagagaggagagagaggagagagaaagagagagggaggagtgagagagagggaggagtgagagagaggagtgatagagagagagagagagagagagaggagtgagagaaatagcgtagagagagtagagagagaaaaaggagtgagcgagcgagaaatagagtagagagaggagtgagcgaagtgagagagaggagagagaaagtgagagagagagagagagcgagcaagaaaTAGAGTAGagtgagagaagtgagagagaggagagagcgaagtgagagagaggagagagcgagcaagaaatagtagagagaggagagaaagtgagagagaggagagagagagagtgagagagaggagagagagtgagagagaggagagagaggagagatagagaggagagagaggagagagaaagagagagggaggagtgagagagagggaggagtgagagagaggagtgatagagagagagagagagagagagtgatagagagagagagagagagagagaggagtgagagaaatagcgtagagagaggagagagagaaaaaggagtgagcgagcgagaaatagagtagagagaggagtgagcgAGCAAGaaatagagtagagagaggagtgagcgAGCAAGaaatagagtagagagaggagtgagcgAGCAAGaaatagagtagagagaggagtgagcgAGCAAGaaatagagtagagagaggagtgagcgAGCAAGaaatagagtagagagaggagtgagcgaagtgagagagaggagagagagaagtgagagagaggagagagcgagcaagaaatagagtagagagaggagtgagagaagtgagagagaggagagagcgaagtgagagagaggagagagcgagcaagaaatagagtagagagaggagtgagagaagtgagagagaggagtgagagagagagagagtgagagagaggagagagagagtgagagagaggaggagagagagtgagagaggagaggaggagagagagaaagagagggaggagagaggaggagtgatagagagggaggagtgagagagaggagtgatagagagagagagagtgagatagagagcaagaagagagagaggagtagagagaaatagcgtagagagagtagagagagaaaaaggagtacGAGCGAGaaatagagtagagagaggagtgagcgAGAGCAAGAAATagagtagagagggagtgagagtgagagagagagagagaagtgagagagaggagagagcaagaaATAGagtagagaggagtgagagagtgagagagaggagagagcgaagtgagagagaggagagagcgagcaagaaatagagtagagagaggagtgagagaagtgagagaggagagagagagaagtgaggaagtgagagagagagtgagagagaggagagagagagagagatagagaggagagagagagagagagaaagagaggggaggagtgagagagaggagtgatagagagagaggagagagagaggagtgatagagagagagagagagagagggagtgatagagagagagagagagagagagtagagagagaagaagagtagaGAGTGAGCGAGAAAAAGGAGTGAGCGAGAAATAGAGTAGAGAGGTGAGCGAGCAAGaaatagagtagagagaggagtgagcgAGCAAGaaatagagtagagagaggagtgagcgAGCAAGaaatagagtagagagaggagtgagcgAGCAAGaaatagagtagagagaggagtgagcgAGCAAGaaatagagtagagagaggagtgagcgAGCAAGaaatagagtagagagaggagtgagcgAGCAAGAAATAGAGTAGAGAGGAGTGAGCGAGCAAGaaatagagtagagagaggagtgagcgAGCAAGaaatagagtagagagaggagtgagcgAGCAAGaaatagagtagagagaggagtgagcgAGCAAGaaatagagtagagagaggagtgagcgAGCAAGaaatagagtagagagaggagtgagcgAGCAAGAAATAGagtagagaggagtgagagaggagtgagaggagagagaggagagaagtgagagagaagtgagagaagtgagagagaggagagagagaagtgagagagaggagagagagaagtgagagagaggagagagagaagtgagagagaggagagagaggagtgatagagaggagagagaggagagagaaagagagagggaggagtgagagagagggaggagtgagagagagaaatagagtagagagaaatagagtagagagagtagtgagagagagaaagagagtagagaggagtgagagagaaatagagtagataaagagagaatagagagagaaataacataACTGAAACCCATGTGAACCAAGATAGCCATCTTGTAGTCATATTACTAGAGCTCCAATATCCTTGTAGAATTCATAGTCTGTGGTAGGGTCTGCCTCGAACAACGTGTCAGGGTAGACTTACGGGTTGGTGTGTGGAGTGTATGAGGAAACTGTGTgtatgaggagtgtgtgtgtgactcacttgCAGCAGTTAGGGTAAACTACATCAGCGAAGAACTCCATCCCCACGATGGCAAAGGAGTAGTAGAAGATAATCAGTGTCAGCCCCagactgagaacacacacacacacacacacacacacacacaaaggttcTTATTAAAAGTCTCATACCTGCCTTGTATGTAAATATAGTGGGTTATGGTTCAGAGGTCAGGAAGTAAAGGCGTTACCTTGCCATCCTTGGGAAGAGTTCAAACATGGTGTCCAACACATTGCGATACCTCTGCTTTATCTTAAACAACCTGAgcgagaaaacacacacacttacaagcGGAGTGCACACACTTATACGTGATGATCAATACAATATTTACAAAATCTACATATAACATGCATCTAACAAAATACCCCTGAAAACATAGATGTGTGTTGTCATAGTAACCCACCTGAGTAGCTGCAGCGGTCTGAGCACCACAATGAAGTAGAAGGGCTCCATGTCGAAGGCCAGAGTAATCAAGCCCAGAAAGGCAAACACAGTCACAGAGAAGTCAAACCTGGTGAGGCGAACACAGAGACACTGATGGCTACTAGGCTACTAGATAATCACAGTGGACATGCTAATGGTTGAGGGTAAGTTGTTAGGGTTTAATGGTCGGTACTCACAGGTTCCAGCCAGAGCTGAAGTAGGCCAACGGCCCCAAGCCTGTTATCttcaacaacacctccacccCATAGActagagattgagaaagagagagagggggagtacaaATGTGTGTTCTCACTAGTGACAAAGAGGaggtggctctgtgtgtgtgtgtgtgagagtgtgttctTACTCGTGAGGAAGACGATGTAGCTCCAGGGAACCATTCTGGACCAGGAGAAGCCACCTGCAGGGGGAGGGGCCAGGACAGAGATCAGAAACAACCTTACAGATTGAGTCTAGTCCTGAACTAAAAAGCATGCTCAATAGAGAATCTGCATTAAATGTACTTTATAGTTTGGGAATAGGTTTAGTTACTATTCAACATGTAGATCCCTACTAAGACTCTTACTATTCAACATGTATGTCTCTACTAAAACTCTTACTATTCAACATGTAGGTCTCTACTAAGACTCCTACTAATCAACATGTAGGTCCCTACTAAGACTCTTACTATTCAACATGTAGGTCCCTACTAAGACTCTTACTATTCAACATGTAGGTCCCTACTAAGACTCTTACTATTCAACATGTAGGTCCCTACTAAGACTCTTACTATTCAACATGTAGGTCCCTACTAAGACTCTTACTATTCAACATGTAGGTCTCTACTAAGATCCACACTCCGTTAACGGCCACCACCacatctagagaggagagagaggagagttaggctGTCCTAGAGTAAGACTTGTCATAGGATGACAAGATAATAGTACTATAAACTACTAATAATGGATGTCCACTTACACATGGTATACTGGAAGGCTTTAGACTTGACCAGCAGGTTGATGCCTGTTAGAAACATAAACAGAAGGAGGTCAGTCAGTCGGAGTCACCCCAGATAAGAGGAACACAGCATTAGATGGATGGAAGATAGAAGGGAAAAAGTAAGAATCACCTTTGAAGATAAGAAAAGTAGTGTGTGGAAGATCATCAAACCAGTGTTCCCCGCTCCGCCGTGCCTACAGagtacaatcacacacacaaacgccacagagaggtgtgtatacaggtacaggtatcCACACAGAGAAATGGGATAATTGTGTGAGTGGGTGTTGTCATGACTCTCTCCTGGGTGAGGATCAAAGGTTCCAGATCAGCTTGGCAAATAGCTGACAGATAGCCAGGGGGAGAGGTGCCGGTTTTGAAACCTTAACACCCGGTCATATATTGTATGCCGCAAAAGGGTCTTTCCTGCCCTGCAGTATTGGGAAAGAAATGTGCTTTGTGTAGAGAGACTTTGGCCTTCAAAACCTTTTTGTCCAGAAAGTGAAAATGGGAACAATATTTATAAGATAGGAATGGTCAGTGGGAATCTAAAGAATAATCATGTCATAATGTTTATTATTTTGCAATGTCATTAAGGATGATATAACGAAATAACTAACTCGGAAAGGGTACACATTCTATTTGTCAAGTTTACATCTagatgttaataataataataatataatatatgccatttagcagacgcttttatccaaagcgacttacattctacgtatgggtggtcccgggaatcgaacccactaccctggcgttacaagcgccatgctctaccaactgagctacagaaggaccacatgttgTATAAAACATATGATTAAGTATGAGAGTATTTTGGTTAAGTTATAAATGTCTTCTAAATTAGATAATTGTTTTTCATAACTTTTACCTAGTCAGTAACCACACCCATGTGAGCACAGACATTGTGTCGGCGTGATGGAACACCCCCTTTTTACCTGAGTATAAAAGCCTTGGTAACAAAATTTACATTCAGACTAGACAGTGTGGAGCGGTGGCTACAAGGCTGAAAATGGTTAGGCCAAAAGACGTGACACCATGGTCCACACATTGAAATGGTTGGAAACTCTGAAATCCAACACGAAGTGAGAAGATAACCCCCACTACAAGACCAGAAACATTCTGCAGCTGTGCATGTAAAAGTGGTCCTAGAACTTGAGGTGGGAAGGAAGAATCCCATCTCAGACAACCATTGGTGCAACTGAACTATCTATTCTAACAAACACTTCACTATCAGAGAAGCTCTACAACCAAAGACATttgacctctggtggacaaccaaAGCCTTACATCAAGCCACAACCCATAGACGGATCGATTGGTTTcaacagagagacgacagagaaagACATCTACGTGTAAATATATACATTGCATTTCTTATCCGAATGAGCGGTGGTTCATGTGCAAAGTATTACTATTCCTTTGAGCGTAGGTTCCAATGTATCCAAGTGTTATGTCTCTCCCGCTCTTTACCTACCCCACCCTCTCCATATGTGTAACAAGCCATCATGTCttgtcagtccactagggacttttatCTCATGTAAATGTGTATGtgtattctgtgttattatttatttagtaaataaatgattcaGTTCTACCCCAATTGATTTAATCAGAAAATGCTGGAGTTCTTGCAGATTCAAGAGGTCTAcgacattcagaatgagactgatgtgAGGTAATGATTAATAAGTGGCTGTTATTGATGTAAGAGATATCTATATATCTTTCGAGTTTAAATCAGGAGATAACTCTTCCCACGGTGCCCCAAATTTcgaatgagttaattgttacatttgAGTAACAATTAAACAGTTAATTGATAAGATAAATCATAGTCATCAGATTAATAGTAATCACGTCACGACAGTGTGTTAGGCTTACCTTCCATTTGAGACCGATGACTTCATAGAACTTATAAAAGTCATCCAGGCTGCAACAGAACAACACAAAGACTTCTTTAAAACAACAacacttacagtatgtgtgtgtttgcttgtgatGTTTgcatgagtgtatgtgtgtgtgtgttacctgagcatGGGTGCTCCTGCAGTGTTGAGGGCCTTGTATGTGAGGAAGCGGTCTCTGGATGACATACGAGGTCTATAGAAACGCATCAGACCATCGAACTGTTTAAGAGACACACCCATTGGCCTCTGGGGAGACAACACACACGAAATGCAACAGTTATACATAGGTTACCACAGCTTACAGACACTTTAGGTGGGGgctaaacgtgtgtgtgtgtgtgcatgtacctGTCTGCTGACCAAAAGTTGGAAGGCATGGTCGATAGCAGAGCGTTTGTGAAGCAGCAGAGATTTAAACTTCATCTTCTCAACACCGTTAAACGTATCGAACACCACCGCCAGGAGctgcaacacacacagtgttataCCATGGCCATAGGGTGCACAGGTGGGAAACAAcatattgtgtgtctgtgtgtataccaAGTTCATGATGAAGTAAAGTTCTATGGAGAGGTAGACAATGAAGAAGACACAGGACCAGCGGTTGCGAGAGTACGCTGGCATCATCACATCTGGGAAGCTAGAGGAAACAGGACACACCAGAAGTCTCATAAGGCTCTATATTGTCTTGAGAGTGCAAAACAACCTCCTCAGGCACTATGCTGTCTTgagtaattaaaaaaaaaaaattattttacctttatttaagtcagttaagaacaaattcctattttcaatgacggcctaggaacagtgggttaactgcctgttcaggggcagaacgacagatttgtaccttgtcagctcggggatttgaacttgcaaccttccggttactagtccaacactctaaccactaggctaccctgccgccccagtaatACAACCCCCTCAGGCACTATGCTGTCTTGAGAGAGTAATACAACCCCCTCAGGCACTATGCTGTCTTGAGAGAGTAATACAACCCCCTCAGGCACTATGCTGTCTTGAGAGAGTAATACAACCCCCTCAGGC is a window of Oncorhynchus keta strain PuntledgeMale-10-30-2019 chromosome 25, Oket_V2, whole genome shotgun sequence DNA encoding:
- the tpcn1 gene encoding two pore channel protein 1 isoform X3 codes for the protein MECSSVLVETAGIHDNSVELTLEESPALISSFCNELDCMDGGGGYDIVNNQVIATPGPPPNYRSHNASLQQSWEMNYQEAAIYLQEGENNDKFFTHPRNPKALAAYLFAHNHLFYMMELLTGVLLMVLSLCEAPAVPSLRLDVYVHATLELLALVMVAFELCMKLRWLGFHTFIRHKRTMVKTCVLLLQFVEAIVVLIRQTSHLRVTRALRPIFLVDCRYCGAVRRNLRQIFQSLPPFIDILLLLLFFMVIFAILGFCLFSPNTSDPYFNTLENSIVSLFVLVTTANFPDVMMPAYSRNRWSCVFFIVYLSIELYFIMNLLLAVVFDTFNGVEKMKFKSLLLHKRSAIDHAFQLLVSRQRPMGVSLKQFDGLMRFYRPRMSSRDRFLTYKALNTAGAPMLSLDDFYKFYEVIGLKWKARRSGEHWFDDLPHTTFLIFKGINLLVKSKAFQYTMYVVVAVNGVWILVETYMLNSGFSWSRMVPWSYIVFLTIYGVEVLLKITGLGPLAYFSSGWNLFDFSVTVFAFLGLITLAFDMEPFYFIVVLRPLQLLRLFKIKQRYRNVLDTMFELFPRMASLGLTLIIFYYSFAIVGMEFFADVVYPNCCNTSTVADSYRQINVTIGNRTVLDEGYYYLNNFNNILSSFVTLFELTVVNNWYITMEGVTSMTTHWSRLYFMTFYIVTMVVMTIIVAFILDAFVFRMNYSRKNKEPLLDPEDENGIVFEMCV